TTGTGCTGAGCGTTGGGCTGACGCTTACGTCGACTGTCGACTTCAGGGCGTTCCTGGAATCGGATAATCCCTTCGCCTCCGGTGGATTCGGCGCGCTCATCGGCGGGTTTTCAGTCGTTATCATCGCCACCTCGATCGGAGCCTTCATGCTGATGGTTGCCACAATGAGTGTGGTAAAGCTCTATGACGAGCGTGGGCCTGGTGCGTTTGTGCTCGATGACGTCTGGGTAGAGATGAAAAAGCACGCAGCCGGCCTCTTCTTCGTTGGGTTCCTCTTCTTTCTGGCGGTCGTTCTTCCGTACCCGCTCGCAATCATCCCCTGTCTGGGACCGATCGCGTATATGGCCTGGGCGTTCTATGCACAAACAGCCTTCACGCTTGCGTACCCGATCCGCGTCTTTGAGCAAGAAACGGGTTGGTCGGCGTTTCAGCGCGCCCGTGAGCTAATGAAGGACCACTTCTGGGAGTCGTTCGGTGTTTTCTTCGCTGCGAATCTAATGGCGCAACTTCTGGGTTTTGCAGCGGCGATTCCCTCTGCGGTGATCTCGTTTTTGGGAACGTTCCTCGCGTGGAATAATCCCGGCGATGGTGGGATGGTCGGAGTCGTCCTGGCTGTCTTCTACGCATCAGCCATTCTGCTGACGATTGGTCTATCGATCATCATGTACATTGCCATGACCCTCCAGTATTTCAATCTCGTCGAGCAGAAAGAGAATGTCGGTCTTCGCCGACGGGTGGAGGAGATGGCCGACCAGCTGGATGGAGCGGGCGAGGCTAGGGCTCCGCAGGAGAGCAATGGGTCGACGTTTTCGCAGGAGGACGAATCTGAATGGGCCGAGGCGGACGACGACGCGCGCTGGGGAGGATCACACCCGCCGGATCAAAAACCGTCTGACGAGTCTGACGACGATCGTTGGAAGCCACCCGTTCGCGATGAGTAATCTGTTCGATCATCGCGTCGGATTGCTCTCTTTCGATACCCATTGCCAGCGTGCCCCGTTTGTCTTTCTCAGATCATCCATTTTGGCGTCGCGCCGTTCGCGTTGTCATCGTTGCGGGGATGTGCCTGACGATGCATGCCGTCGTGACGCCTGCCGCGGACGCTCAAACGCAATCTCTGACGTCAGGCGTGGACACAACCCAGGTGGGCACATCCGGGCTTGAGGTTCGGATCCCACCGGACGAGCGTCTTGACGCGTATCGGTCGGATGACACGTACGACTACGTGCGGGAGTCGCCGGACGGGGAGGGGGGATTCTTGAGACGTGCTCTCAGTCGTTTTCTGGATGCTCTGTTCGGTACCGAATGGGGCGTTCAGTTAACGGAATATGTCATTTATGCGGCCATCTTTCTTCTCGTCGCATACGGAATCCTGGCCCTGATTCGAATGGAGCCAAGTGCGTCCCGTCGGCGGAGACCGACATCAAACTACCAACGCGACGAACTCGAGGAACGCGTCCAGGAGGCCGACTTCGATACCCTCATCGAACACGCCCTCGATGATCAAGACTACCGGAGTGCACTGCGCCTTCTCTACCTGCGTGCCCTGCAGATCCTGGATCAAAACGACTGGATTCAGTGGGCTCCGGAGCGAACCAATGCACACTATGAGCGACGTCTACGTCGAACGATGATCGGCGGTGCCTTTCGGGAGGCGACGCACATCTTCGACGTCGTATGGTACGGCGACGTGCATGTCGAAGAAGCGGATTTCCGGGCGCTGCGGCGTCCGTTCGACACGGTCACGGAGCACGCACGCGAGAACGCCCCTGAATCGAACTCACACGCAGACATGCATTCGTCTTCGGGGACAGATTCGTCGCGGACGGGAGGGGACGCGGCATGACACGACTGGAAAAACGACTATCCTGGTTTGCCGGTCTGGCTCTTGTTCTCCTCGTCGCGGTGCGCGTCTGGGTGCCAAAGCCGGTCGACTGGACGGAAAACTTCGAGGCAGACGATGTCCGTCCGTACGGAAGCCGGATCCTGTTCGAAACGCTAGATGCGGTCGTTCCCGATTCCGAGATCGAGCAGGTGGACGTCTCACCGTATCTTAAGCTCCGTCAAGATACGACGCTACAAGAAACCGCCTACGTGTTCATCACGCGGGACTTTTCCCCGGACGAGGCGGAGACGGACCAGCTCATCGACTACGCACGGCGAGGCAACACCGTCTGGATCGCCGCACAT
This DNA window, taken from Longibacter salinarum, encodes the following:
- a CDS encoding DUF4129 domain-containing protein, with translation MPRLSFSDHPFWRRAVRVVIVAGMCLTMHAVVTPAADAQTQSLTSGVDTTQVGTSGLEVRIPPDERLDAYRSDDTYDYVRESPDGEGGFLRRALSRFLDALFGTEWGVQLTEYVIYAAIFLLVAYGILALIRMEPSASRRRRPTSNYQRDELEERVQEADFDTLIEHALDDQDYRSALRLLYLRALQILDQNDWIQWAPERTNAHYERRLRRTMIGGAFREATHIFDVVWYGDVHVEEADFRALRRPFDTVTEHARENAPESNSHADMHSSSGTDSSRTGGDAA